CCGGCTGTTTGTCGTTATGGCGGTGGCTGTCACGGCAAATACCGCGGCTCACGCCTTTTGGCAAATCGACCATCAAGACCCTGGCCATATGATTGCGCCTGACGGCGTCTTTCTGCCCGCGGGCTGGGTGCATTTGATCTACAGCACCATGCAAATGATTCTGATCGGCGCATTCATATTCGTACGCCGTCGTGAGGCGCCTTTTGGTCGGGTCACTTCTGCATTGGCGGTCGCGTATTTCATGGGGGCCGGAGTTTGTGGTTATTTGATCCATCATGGGGTCATGATCACCGATGCCATGATGGTGCTGACTGGCTTGGCATTGGTTCTCGTTTACCCGCACCGGCGCGAGTCTCGGCGGCGAAAAGCATTGTCCAGGGCCCCCGAAGTGTCTCGGGTGCCGTGATTAGTCTCGATCTCCTGGGCTGGCCCGCGGCCGGAGATGAAAGTCGATCACCAACGGCAGGTGGTCCGACGCGTCGCGGGCGGGGCGCGAGTGGGCCACCCGGGCGTGCGTCACCTCGATCGCGCCAGAACAGAACGCCTTGTCCAACGAGCCGACCGGTAGCCAGGCCGGGAACGAGCGAAACCGACTCGGCGGGGCGCTGACCTGCCGGTAGCCTTCGCGGCGCAGCGCGGTTCGGTGCAGCCGATTGCGCCAGTCGTTCAAGTCGCCGATCAACAGGGTGGGCAACTCCCCCGTCGAAGCAAACAGATGATGCCCCAGCAGGTGCTCGATCTGCCAATGCCGCTCGCGCTCCTGCAAGCCCAGGTGCATGTTCACCAGCCGCAGCGTTCCCTCGGGCGTGTCGATGATGGCGATCTGCGCGCCGCGCGGCTTGCGCTGCCGCAAGCGCAATGAGATCTGATGATGCGCGCTCAGCGGCCAGCGCGAGAGGAGCAGATTGCCATAGCCGCCGCCGGAGCGGAGGTGGAAGTTCATCTGGTACATCTGGGCCGCGGCGTGGAATCGCTCGGCCAGCATGTGGGGCTGATCGTCGTGCGACGAGCGGCGGCAGCGCTGGTCGACTTCTTGCAGGCAGATCAGGTCGGGATTCTGCTCTTCGACCGTGGCGACGATCCGCGCCAAGTCATAGCGACGGTCGCGGCCGCCGATCCCCTTGTGAATGTTGTAGCTCAGTACGCGCATGGGAACGTCACTGCGGCGGCTCGTCGGTGTTCATCCCCAACTGGCGCATCTTGCGATACAAGTTCGAGCGGTGCAGCCCCAACTGCTCGGCCGCGGCGCTGATGTGGCCGTTGGCTTGCCGGATGGCTTGTTCCACGTATTCGACTTGAAAGCGTTCGGTGGCTTCGCCAAGCGGCAGGTTCTGAGGAATCGTGGCGCTGGCGGCCGGCGCCTCGGACGCGAACATGAAGCTCAAATCGTCCAGGTCGACCTTGTCGTCGGCCGAGAGATACGCCAGCCGTTCCATGGCGTTGCGCAGCTCGCGAACATTGCCCGGCCAGCGATGCGATTCCAGTCGCGCTCGCGCCGCAGGCGTGAACTCGGGAACCGGTCGCCGCGCCTGGCGGCAGAACTGTGCCAAGAAGTGTTCGGCCAGCGGGATGATGTCGACCGCCCGCTCACGCAGCGGCGGCAACCGCAGCGCCACGACATTCAAACGGAACAGCAAATCTTGCCGGAACCGCTTCTGGCGGACCATCTCGGCCAGGTCTTGATTGGTGGCG
Above is a genomic segment from Planctomycetota bacterium containing:
- a CDS encoding endonuclease/exonuclease/phosphatase family protein — protein: MRVLSYNIHKGIGGRDRRYDLARIVATVEEQNPDLICLQEVDQRCRRSSHDDQPHMLAERFHAAAQMYQMNFHLRSGGGYGNLLLSRWPLSAHHQISLRLRQRKPRGAQIAIIDTPEGTLRLVNMHLGLQERERHWQIEHLLGHHLFASTGELPTLLIGDLNDWRNRLHRTALRREGYRQVSAPPSRFRSFPAWLPVGSLDKAFCSGAIEVTHARVAHSRPARDASDHLPLVIDFHLRPRASPGDRD